One stretch of Sulfuricystis multivorans DNA includes these proteins:
- a CDS encoding cell division protein FtsX gives MKDSRLFAASFDTLLSMLGIGVLLALPSLGYLLFKPVALLMQGVAPSPELTVFLPVSVERKAALILEQKLKAQPGVAKTRLIPREDTLARMKGAGGLADALAVLPDNPFSDAIVVTPADDDPATLEALAATLRQWREIEHLQMDADWARRLAAINRLLKAGGMLLAGLLGLALIAQVLNALRLQAFAHETIVRPSFLWQGVLLGLCGGLIAWLIVVAAIFGLRLPVAELAGLYGSTFTLRFPDALESAALLGISVLLGGCCAALAVDWRRRRT, from the coding sequence GTGAAAGATTCACGGTTGTTCGCGGCTTCTTTCGATACCCTGCTGTCGATGCTCGGCATCGGCGTGCTGCTCGCGCTGCCCAGTCTCGGCTATCTGCTATTCAAACCCGTCGCCTTGCTCATGCAGGGTGTGGCGCCCAGCCCCGAGCTGACCGTGTTCCTGCCCGTGAGCGTCGAGCGCAAGGCGGCGCTCATCCTCGAGCAGAAGCTGAAAGCCCAGCCCGGCGTGGCGAAAACCCGACTGATTCCGCGCGAGGACACGCTTGCGCGCATGAAAGGCGCCGGGGGCTTGGCGGATGCCCTCGCCGTGCTGCCGGACAACCCCTTCTCCGACGCGATCGTCGTCACGCCGGCCGATGACGATCCGGCCACTCTCGAGGCGCTGGCCGCGACGCTGCGCCAATGGCGCGAGATCGAGCATCTTCAGATGGATGCCGACTGGGCGCGTCGTCTGGCCGCGATCAACCGTCTGCTGAAGGCCGGCGGTATGCTGCTGGCCGGCCTGCTGGGCCTAGCGCTGATCGCGCAGGTCCTCAACGCCTTGCGCCTGCAGGCTTTCGCCCACGAGACCATCGTTCGCCCCTCCTTCCTTTGGCAAGGCGTGCTGCTGGGCCTGTGCGGCGGTTTGATCGCCTGGCTGATCGTCGTCGCGGCGATTTTCGGCTTGCGGCTGCCGGTCGCGGAACTCGCCGGCCTATATGGCTCCACATTCACACTCAGGTTCCCTGACGCGCTGGAGAGCGCCGCGTTGCTGGGAATTTCCGTCCTGCTCGGCGGCTGCTGTGCAGCGCTGGCGGTCGACTGGCGCAGACGACGGACATGA
- a CDS encoding CheR family methyltransferase: MDYHFTAEDFQRIRSLIHRHAGIALSEAKREMVYSRLSRRLRALGLATFGEYLARLERDRDEWDAFVNALTTNFTTFFREAHHFDVLRRHLRTRQGRPIRIWCAAAATGEEPYSIAITACETFERLDPPVEILASDIDSHALAIAATGRYDNDRTRSLSTERKQRYFVADGEGLRVRDELKRLVRFRRINLMDAHWPVPTPLAALFCRNVMIYFDKATQRRLLERFRPLLGADGLYFAGHAESLLHASDLFQPLGHTVYRPAP, translated from the coding sequence ATGGATTATCACTTCACGGCCGAAGACTTCCAGCGCATCCGTAGCCTGATCCATCGTCACGCCGGCATCGCGCTTTCGGAAGCCAAGCGCGAGATGGTCTATAGCCGTCTTAGCCGCCGCTTGCGCGCGCTCGGCCTGGCGACATTCGGGGAGTATCTTGCGCGGCTGGAGCGCGATAGAGATGAATGGGATGCCTTCGTCAATGCGCTGACCACCAATTTCACGACTTTCTTCCGCGAGGCGCATCATTTCGACGTCCTGCGCCGCCATCTGCGCACGCGTCAGGGAAGACCGATCCGCATCTGGTGCGCCGCGGCCGCCACCGGCGAAGAGCCTTACTCGATCGCGATCACGGCTTGCGAAACCTTCGAGCGCCTCGATCCACCGGTAGAGATCCTCGCCAGCGACATCGACAGCCATGCGCTCGCCATCGCCGCCACCGGTCGCTATGACAACGACCGTACGAGATCGCTGTCGACGGAGCGCAAGCAGCGTTATTTCGTCGCCGACGGCGAGGGCTTGCGGGTGCGCGACGAGCTCAAGCGCCTCGTGCGCTTCAGAAGGATCAATCTGATGGATGCCCACTGGCCGGTGCCCACGCCACTGGCGGCGCTGTTTTGCCGCAATGTGATGATCTATTTCGACAAAGCCACCCAGCGCCGCCTGCTCGAACGCTTTCGCCCGCTGCTGGGCGCAGATGGCCTTTATTTCGCTGGCCATGCCGAAAGTCTGCTGCATGCGAGCGACCTTTTCCAGCCCCTGGGCCATACTGTCTATCGCCCCGCGCCATGA
- a CDS encoding methyl-accepting chemotaxis protein gives MRNNQPITGVERHYPDDIAIISHTDEKGRITFVNDDFCTVSGFTEEELLGQPQNIVRHPDMPPEAFRDLWATIKQGRPWTGLVKNRCKNGDHYWVRAAVTPRPGGGYTSVRVKPTREEVAAAEALYARMRQDPSIRLHEGQVKRTSAWGWFNDMTIGKRLALVATIVMVLLIGALIESHYSAGRIESSYRGYLEQDLKRHGDFYALYAQGLQMGQALRNVILDPENPKAYENYQKAAEAFEKNLHHADTLDQQTVKSGLPARIAALRGEQKKLHEEIFELVKANKLDEAKERLNKAETPKWREMRALLLDEVKRLDEATPKLLAELKARSSAATQRSLIIAIITVLIGGALAAGILLHLSRKAKETVALISSIAGGDLSPVIRAEGHDEFATILTGVAMLKNRLHEAIGLVQQTARSLEQSSRQLLAANDSTVKAAETQSVAISSIAAAVEELSVSSDEMSSNASSALQAADNASSSTRESAAVSRAAAERILNAANVVAATEQRIGELSSMSEEISRVVLVIREIADQTNLLALNAAIEAARAGEMGRGFAVVADEVRKLAERTGNSTQEIAAMIQRIQEVSQAVASEVAASSQSVSEGAKSAAQAGEMAAAVERTVQQASLAVQSISLALSEASSATREIAGNMERISASSAHTTEVAQESSQAARKVEVLSEKLKVLAGQFHV, from the coding sequence ATGCGCAACAACCAGCCCATCACCGGCGTCGAACGCCACTATCCCGACGACATCGCGATCATCTCGCATACCGACGAGAAGGGGCGCATCACCTTCGTCAATGACGATTTCTGCACAGTGAGCGGCTTTACCGAAGAAGAGCTGCTCGGCCAGCCGCAGAACATCGTGCGCCATCCGGACATGCCGCCGGAAGCCTTCCGCGACCTGTGGGCCACGATCAAGCAGGGCCGTCCGTGGACGGGCCTGGTCAAGAACCGTTGCAAGAACGGCGACCATTACTGGGTGCGCGCCGCGGTCACCCCACGGCCCGGCGGTGGTTACACCTCGGTGCGCGTCAAGCCGACACGCGAGGAAGTCGCCGCCGCGGAAGCGCTTTACGCGCGCATGCGGCAGGATCCGTCGATCCGGCTCCACGAGGGACAGGTGAAGCGCACCAGCGCCTGGGGCTGGTTCAACGACATGACGATCGGCAAGCGGCTGGCCCTGGTGGCGACGATCGTGATGGTGTTGCTGATCGGTGCATTGATCGAGAGCCATTACTCGGCGGGTAGGATCGAATCTTCCTATCGCGGCTACCTCGAGCAGGATCTCAAGCGTCACGGCGACTTCTATGCGCTGTATGCGCAAGGCCTGCAAATGGGGCAGGCCTTGCGCAACGTGATTCTCGATCCGGAAAACCCGAAAGCCTACGAGAACTATCAGAAGGCCGCCGAAGCGTTCGAGAAGAATCTGCACCACGCCGACACGCTCGACCAGCAAACCGTCAAATCCGGGCTGCCGGCGCGCATCGCGGCGCTGCGTGGCGAGCAGAAGAAGCTGCACGAGGAGATCTTCGAGCTCGTCAAGGCCAACAAGCTCGATGAGGCCAAAGAGCGCCTCAACAAGGCGGAAACGCCGAAATGGCGCGAAATGCGCGCTCTGCTACTCGACGAGGTCAAGCGTCTCGATGAGGCGACGCCGAAGCTGCTCGCCGAGCTGAAGGCTCGATCGAGCGCGGCAACCCAGCGCAGCCTGATCATCGCCATCATCACCGTGCTGATCGGCGGGGCGCTCGCGGCGGGCATCCTGCTCCATCTCAGCCGCAAGGCCAAGGAAACCGTCGCGTTGATCTCATCGATCGCCGGCGGTGATCTCTCGCCGGTGATCCGCGCCGAAGGCCACGACGAATTCGCGACGATTCTCACGGGCGTCGCGATGCTGAAGAATCGGCTGCACGAAGCCATTGGTCTGGTTCAACAAACCGCGCGCTCGCTCGAACAGTCCTCACGGCAGCTATTGGCGGCGAACGACTCCACCGTCAAGGCGGCGGAAACGCAATCGGTGGCGATTTCGAGCATCGCCGCCGCGGTCGAGGAGCTTTCGGTTTCTTCCGACGAGATGAGCAGCAATGCCAGCTCCGCCTTGCAGGCCGCCGACAACGCCTCGTCCTCGACGCGCGAGAGCGCCGCGGTGAGCCGCGCCGCCGCCGAACGCATCCTGAACGCGGCCAACGTCGTGGCCGCCACCGAGCAGCGCATCGGCGAGCTCTCATCGATGTCCGAGGAGATCAGCCGGGTCGTGCTGGTGATCCGCGAGATCGCCGATCAAACCAACCTGTTGGCGCTCAATGCGGCGATCGAGGCGGCGCGGGCGGGCGAGATGGGCCGCGGCTTCGCGGTGGTGGCCGACGAAGTCAGGAAGCTCGCGGAACGCACTGGCAACTCGACCCAGGAGATCGCCGCGATGATCCAGCGCATCCAGGAAGTGAGCCAAGCGGTGGCCAGCGAGGTCGCGGCCAGCAGCCAGAGCGTCTCCGAAGGCGCGAAGAGCGCGGCGCAGGCCGGCGAGATGGCCGCCGCGGTCGAACGCACGGTGCAGCAGGCGAGCCTTGCGGTGCAGTCGATCAGCCTGGCGCTTTCTGAAGCCAGCAGCGCGACGCGCGAGATCGCCGGCAACATGGAGCGCATCTCGGCCAGCAGCGCGCACACCACCGAGGTCGCTCAAGAATCGAGCCAGGCAGCGCGCAAGGTCGAGGTGCTTTCGGAAAAGCTGAAGGTATTGGCAGGGCAGTTCCACGTCTGA
- a CDS encoding CheB methylesterase domain-containing protein yields the protein MKIIAIGASTGGTEALHTVLSALPADVPPILIVQHMPRNFTEAFARRLDQTTALKVSEAVGGETPQRGCAYLAPGHLHLLLRRRAAGFVLELSADPPVSHHRPSADALFFSVAEAAGPEAIGVILTGMGKDGAKGLLAMREKGAWTIGQDEQSCVVYGMPRAAFELGALSEVAPLAEIAARIAARS from the coding sequence ATGAAGATCATCGCCATCGGCGCATCCACCGGCGGCACCGAAGCCTTGCACACGGTGCTTTCCGCCCTGCCGGCCGATGTGCCGCCGATCTTGATCGTCCAGCACATGCCGCGCAACTTCACAGAGGCATTCGCCCGCCGTCTCGATCAGACTACGGCGCTCAAGGTCAGCGAGGCCGTGGGCGGAGAAACCCCTCAGCGCGGCTGCGCCTATCTCGCGCCGGGGCATCTCCACCTGCTGTTGCGCCGCCGCGCCGCCGGTTTCGTCCTCGAGCTGTCCGCCGATCCACCGGTGAGCCATCATCGGCCTTCGGCCGACGCTTTGTTCTTTTCCGTCGCGGAAGCCGCCGGCCCCGAGGCGATCGGCGTGATTCTGACCGGCATGGGCAAGGATGGCGCCAAGGGACTGCTGGCGATGCGTGAGAAGGGTGCCTGGACCATCGGCCAGGATGAGCAAAGCTGCGTCGTCTATGGCATGCCGCGCGCGGCCTTCGAGCTCGGCGCGCTGAGCGAAGTCGCGCCGCTTGCCGAGATCGCCGCGCGGATTGCCGCCCGATCATGA
- a CDS encoding MalY/PatB family protein: protein MSFEYTPPQDSVRWRQYAGRDVIPLTVADMDFPAPPAVVEALAGRIASGLFGYGEPWPSLLETIIDHCAREYGWLIEADWIVWLPGLVPGLHAACCAVGREGDGVFTATPVYPPFLSAPLKARRRLLTLPLVRSEAGWGWDFAAADAIMRSARLFLLCHPHNPVGRAWRTDELWQLAALVDKHDLVVCSDEIHCDLTLTGRHTPFATLAPEIAARTITLMAPSKTFNLAGLGCAWAIIPDAALRRAFEGAARGIVPQPNLLGLIACEAALREGGAWRAQLLDTLRSHAARVEQVVNALPGLSMERVEASFLAWLDCRELGVARPATFFAQAGVGVSDGAAFGPGEAYAQYVRLNFATTRTLLDLALERIRKACTG, encoded by the coding sequence ATGAGCTTCGAATACACACCGCCGCAAGACTCGGTGCGCTGGCGCCAATATGCCGGCCGCGACGTGATCCCGCTCACGGTCGCCGACATGGATTTCCCGGCACCGCCGGCGGTCGTCGAGGCGCTCGCAGGGCGCATCGCCAGCGGCCTGTTCGGCTATGGCGAACCGTGGCCTTCGTTGCTGGAAACCATCATCGACCACTGCGCCCGAGAATACGGCTGGTTGATCGAAGCGGACTGGATCGTCTGGCTGCCGGGCCTGGTTCCCGGCCTTCATGCCGCCTGCTGCGCGGTCGGCAGGGAAGGCGATGGAGTGTTTACGGCAACACCGGTCTATCCGCCTTTCCTGTCGGCGCCACTCAAGGCACGGCGCAGGCTGCTGACGCTGCCCTTGGTGAGGAGCGAGGCAGGGTGGGGCTGGGATTTCGCTGCCGCCGATGCGATCATGCGCAGCGCTCGGCTGTTCCTGCTTTGCCATCCGCACAACCCGGTCGGGCGCGCCTGGCGCACGGACGAGCTCTGGCAGCTCGCCGCGCTGGTCGACAAGCACGATCTCGTGGTCTGCTCGGACGAGATCCACTGTGATCTGACGCTCACCGGACGGCACACGCCGTTCGCCACGCTGGCGCCGGAAATCGCCGCGCGGACGATCACGCTGATGGCGCCTTCGAAGACCTTCAATCTCGCCGGGCTGGGCTGCGCCTGGGCGATCATCCCCGATGCGGCGCTACGGCGTGCCTTCGAGGGCGCCGCACGCGGCATCGTGCCGCAGCCGAACCTGCTCGGGCTCATTGCCTGCGAGGCGGCGCTGCGCGAGGGCGGCGCCTGGCGCGCGCAATTGCTGGATACCTTGCGCAGCCATGCGGCACGCGTCGAACAGGTCGTCAATGCGCTGCCCGGTCTGTCGATGGAACGGGTCGAAGCGAGTTTCCTGGCATGGCTCGATTGCCGTGAGCTTGGCGTTGCCCGGCCGGCGACATTCTTCGCACAGGCCGGCGTCGGCGTCTCCGACGGCGCCGCCTTCGGGCCAGGCGAGGCCTATGCGCAGTATGTCCGGCTCAACTTTGCTACGACGCGCACTTTGCTCGATCTGGCGCTGGAACGCATCCGCAAGGCCTGCACGGGCTGA
- a CDS encoding methyl-accepting chemotaxis protein yields the protein MSLTLIQRTWLWAAFATLIFYLAAAMALFASYTASRDLQKVHDEGVVALVKLDKFRGLLAANRLEMLLALQHAPGSGFAQIHDHPIDVHFQAIEQRAVRLDALFNEVKATIDDPEDKRLFAAFEAKRGAWIARARQILAKMKADDLSPQVAAEALAAGREEYAATAAALEAYGEHLEKKVNEATLAAQARNSMMLEAIIALVVLGAAIGTAMGWATLKRLKQGLVQAQVIAQTIASGDLSRNIEVRGRDEIAGLLDTLAKMQTSLLGLIGTIGKESQVLREQAQTLDHAAQEGRGVATGQAEAASAMAAAVEELSVSIDQVESHAEDVRRIAFEAAGRSHDSAVVIQQAASEIHAIAERVIATAADIRNLEQVSGKIGGIVNVIREIADQTNLLALNAAIEAARAGESGRGFAVVADEVRKLAERTAASTGEITRMIEEIQTSARTAADGMEKSVARVEEGVSLAQRAGASVAAIEESSAQVQSAVDGIGNTLKEQAAAARDIANRVEKVSQGTEELATSTQNIASAAQALKTSVDRLVTSAGRFKL from the coding sequence ATGTCCCTGACGCTCATCCAACGCACCTGGCTGTGGGCCGCCTTTGCCACCTTGATCTTCTATCTTGCGGCCGCAATGGCGCTGTTTGCTTCTTATACCGCTTCCCGCGATTTGCAGAAGGTCCATGATGAAGGCGTGGTGGCCCTCGTCAAGCTCGACAAATTCCGCGGGCTGCTCGCGGCCAACCGGCTGGAGATGCTGCTCGCGCTGCAACATGCGCCCGGTAGCGGCTTTGCGCAAATCCACGATCACCCGATCGATGTCCATTTCCAGGCGATCGAACAGCGCGCCGTCCGGCTCGATGCGCTGTTCAACGAAGTGAAAGCGACGATCGACGATCCGGAAGACAAACGTCTGTTCGCTGCTTTCGAAGCCAAACGGGGCGCCTGGATCGCTCGCGCACGCCAGATTCTGGCGAAGATGAAAGCCGACGATCTGTCGCCGCAGGTCGCCGCAGAAGCGCTCGCCGCCGGACGCGAGGAATACGCCGCCACCGCTGCTGCGCTCGAAGCTTATGGCGAACATCTGGAAAAGAAGGTGAATGAGGCCACTCTCGCCGCGCAGGCGCGAAACAGCATGATGCTCGAGGCGATCATCGCACTCGTCGTGCTGGGTGCCGCGATCGGCACGGCGATGGGATGGGCGACCCTCAAGCGCCTCAAGCAAGGTCTTGTGCAGGCGCAAGTCATCGCCCAGACCATCGCTTCGGGGGATCTTTCCAGAAACATCGAAGTGCGGGGCCGCGACGAGATCGCCGGGCTTTTGGATACGCTCGCCAAGATGCAAACCAGCTTGCTTGGGCTGATCGGCACGATCGGCAAGGAAAGCCAGGTGCTGCGCGAACAGGCGCAAACTCTCGATCATGCAGCGCAGGAAGGCCGCGGCGTAGCAACCGGCCAGGCCGAGGCCGCATCCGCGATGGCGGCGGCGGTAGAGGAGCTTTCGGTCTCGATCGATCAGGTCGAATCGCATGCCGAGGACGTCCGCCGTATCGCCTTCGAGGCGGCCGGCCGCTCGCACGATTCGGCCGTGGTGATCCAGCAAGCCGCCAGCGAAATCCACGCCATCGCCGAACGGGTGATCGCGACCGCGGCGGACATTCGCAACCTCGAACAGGTCTCGGGCAAGATCGGCGGCATCGTCAATGTCATCCGCGAGATCGCCGATCAGACCAACCTGCTCGCCCTGAACGCGGCGATCGAAGCCGCGCGGGCGGGCGAATCGGGACGCGGCTTTGCCGTCGTCGCCGACGAAGTGAGGAAGCTTGCCGAACGCACCGCCGCTTCGACCGGCGAGATCACGCGGATGATCGAGGAAATCCAGACGAGCGCGCGCACTGCGGCCGACGGCATGGAGAAGAGTGTGGCGCGCGTCGAAGAAGGGGTTTCGCTGGCGCAGCGCGCCGGCGCTTCGGTGGCCGCGATCGAAGAATCTTCGGCACAGGTGCAAAGCGCCGTCGATGGCATCGGCAATACGCTCAAAGAGCAAGCCGCCGCCGCCCGCGACATCGCCAACCGCGTCGAAAAGGTCTCGCAGGGCACCGAGGAGCTGGCCACGAGCACGCAGAACATCGCCAGCGCCGCACAAGCGTTGAAGACATCCGTCGATCGGCTCGTCACGAGCGCCGGCCGCTTCAAGCTCTGA